In a genomic window of Candidatus Palauibacter polyketidifaciens:
- a CDS encoding isochorismate synthase, with the protein MKASRPSREKRAEEAVEAARGAGYFASVTLRLPSIEPEAVLASPTVGVRGFWQSGPHWIAHAGSTAEIDSREGVPGPPPADLIAWTRERAATLFSEPWVLDLDGEARRPRMHGGFAFDPARRADREPGFWEAFPGARFVLPAYEVEADERGAWLTVTRRFAAGTSGDQAIDRLRRRATRTREQLAGLERRGATPGPVPSATAIEELVDRRQWQRAVNEILDEIRSGRVRKVVLARSIDITLGRPPDSAAVLTALRTANPLAHLYLMQFARDRFLVGAAPELIGSLRGRRFRTMAVGGSTPRGSDPASDAWLGRQLLDSRKNREEHLVVVEDIVERLRHGGVRIGAIPEPALLRLPRIQHLRTDLEAETRPGTHILSLVEKLHPTAAVCGDPRANALEMIRARETESRGWYAGPVGWFDEEGDGEFAPALRGGVARGPLFRLYAAAGLVSNSRARAEWDETRVKLQTMLAALGVARMR; encoded by the coding sequence ATGAAGGCGTCGCGGCCCTCCCGCGAGAAGCGGGCGGAGGAGGCGGTCGAGGCCGCGCGCGGGGCGGGGTATTTTGCCAGCGTGACGCTGCGTTTGCCGAGCATCGAGCCCGAGGCCGTGCTCGCCTCGCCGACGGTCGGCGTCCGCGGCTTCTGGCAGAGCGGCCCGCACTGGATCGCGCACGCGGGCTCCACCGCGGAGATCGACAGCCGGGAGGGCGTGCCGGGACCCCCGCCCGCAGATCTCATCGCCTGGACGCGGGAGCGCGCGGCGACACTGTTTTCTGAACCGTGGGTCCTCGACCTGGACGGGGAGGCGCGGCGGCCGCGCATGCACGGCGGCTTCGCCTTCGACCCCGCGCGCCGTGCGGATCGGGAGCCGGGTTTCTGGGAGGCGTTCCCGGGTGCGCGATTCGTGCTGCCGGCCTACGAGGTCGAGGCGGACGAACGTGGTGCGTGGCTGACGGTGACGCGCCGCTTCGCGGCCGGCACCTCCGGCGATCAGGCCATCGATCGGCTCCGCCGGCGCGCGACGCGCACGCGCGAGCAACTGGCCGGGCTCGAGCGCCGCGGGGCGACGCCGGGGCCCGTCCCGTCCGCGACCGCGATCGAGGAACTTGTGGATCGCCGGCAATGGCAGCGCGCCGTGAACGAGATCCTCGACGAGATCCGGTCCGGCCGCGTGCGAAAGGTTGTGCTCGCGCGCTCGATCGACATCACGCTCGGGAGACCGCCGGACTCCGCCGCGGTTCTCACCGCTCTGCGCACAGCGAACCCGCTCGCGCACCTCTACCTGATGCAGTTCGCGCGCGACCGCTTCCTCGTCGGCGCCGCCCCCGAACTGATCGGTTCGCTGCGCGGCCGGCGTTTTCGCACGATGGCGGTCGGGGGGTCGACGCCGCGCGGCTCGGATCCGGCATCGGATGCCTGGCTTGGGCGCCAGCTGCTCGATAGCCGCAAGAACCGGGAGGAACACCTCGTCGTTGTCGAGGACATCGTCGAACGGCTGCGCCACGGCGGCGTCCGGATCGGGGCGATCCCGGAGCCCGCCCTCCTGCGCCTGCCGCGGATCCAGCACCTGCGCACGGATCTGGAGGCGGAGACGCGACCCGGGACGCACATCCTGTCGCTTGTGGAGAAGCTCCATCCGACCGCGGCCGTGTGCGGCGATCCGCGCGCCAACGCCCTCGAAATGATCCGCGCGCGCGAGACGGAGAGTCGCGGCTGGTACGCGGGTCCCGTTGGCTGGTTCGACGAAGAAGGTGACGGGGAGTTCGCTCCGGCGTTGCGCGGCGGGGTCGCCAGGGGCCCGCTCTTTCGGCTCTACGCTGCCGCGGGCCTCGTGAGCAACTCCCGGGCTCGGGCGGAATGGGACGAGACCCGGGTGAAGCTGCAGACGATGCTCGCGGCGCTCGGTGTCGCGCGGATGCGGTGA
- a CDS encoding histone deacetylase yields the protein MPRLRVAYSAGYTVPLPAGHRFPMGKFLALRQILERDGIIGPKDIVEPEEAPWEDLALVHTPEYLYKLRHGALSRAEERRLGLPWSPALVRRSRLAVRGTVNAAWMALEDGVAANLAGGTHHAFPDHGEGFCVLNDVGVAVRVLRRGGWIRRALVVDLDVHQGNGTAAVFADDPETFTFSMHGAGNYPFRPTSSDLDVALPDGAGDEEYEEALRRFLPEAVTRSRPDLVFYLAGVDVVAGDRFGRLALTRAGLERRDRWVIGTLRGEGLPLTLLLSGGYAATPRQTAELHAIAHRTVREIEGRRHEGDGMRATA from the coding sequence GTGCCGAGGCTCCGCGTCGCCTACAGCGCCGGGTACACGGTGCCGCTGCCCGCGGGCCACCGCTTCCCGATGGGGAAGTTTCTCGCGCTGCGGCAGATCCTCGAACGCGACGGGATCATCGGGCCGAAGGACATCGTCGAGCCGGAGGAGGCCCCGTGGGAGGACTTGGCGCTCGTGCACACGCCGGAGTACCTCTACAAGCTCCGGCACGGCGCCCTCAGCCGCGCGGAGGAGCGACGCCTCGGGCTCCCGTGGTCGCCCGCGCTCGTGCGCCGGTCGCGACTTGCCGTCCGGGGCACCGTCAATGCCGCGTGGATGGCGCTGGAAGATGGCGTGGCGGCGAATCTGGCCGGAGGGACGCACCATGCGTTCCCGGATCACGGAGAGGGATTCTGCGTCTTGAACGATGTGGGCGTCGCCGTCAGAGTGCTTCGCCGCGGCGGGTGGATTCGCCGCGCGCTCGTCGTGGATCTCGACGTCCATCAGGGGAACGGCACCGCCGCCGTGTTCGCCGATGACCCCGAGACCTTCACCTTCTCCATGCACGGGGCGGGGAACTACCCGTTCAGGCCCACTTCGTCGGATCTCGATGTGGCCCTGCCCGATGGCGCGGGAGACGAGGAATACGAGGAGGCGCTGCGACGATTCCTGCCCGAGGCCGTAACCCGGTCGCGTCCCGACCTCGTGTTCTACCTCGCGGGCGTGGATGTCGTCGCCGGCGACCGTTTCGGGCGTCTCGCGCTCACGCGCGCCGGTCTGGAGCGAAGGGATCGGTGGGTCATCGGCACGTTGCGCGGGGAGGGGCTCCCGCTAACGCTCCTCCTGTCGGGCGGGTATGCGGCCACGCCCCGACAGACGGCCGAACTGCACGCGATCGCGCACAGGACGGTGCGCGAGATCGAAGGGCGACGGCATGAGGGCGACGGCATGAGGGCGACGGCATGA
- a CDS encoding TonB-dependent receptor codes for MTRRMDRKVERRIARRGAWPLLAALASLAGVESVAAQVPDTVSRDTVSFRLRELRIEALRPVASVSGASAVRLSLQSPRVAAVPLLEEALREIPFLQVRENSRGEAQPTLRGTEARQLAVLVDGVPLTLGWDARTDLSLIPVDAAREIQLFRGISSVLHGPNVLGGVVSIEIGHGSVDPDRRLNGMQGGMDATGAAFGGVRLGRTWSSGEGGVSVQAGGAYRTRDGVPLPGGVVQPAATDPNRRLNSDLDHASAFFTGRAESEGGAWVSTSAFGYRAARGVPPELHTTNPRRWRMPETKRVVSTVSAGTGWGRTPFGTGDFEVSIGIDTGDAQIDEFETLAYEDIAGQEFADDRTLTFRGLSDHELGDGVLRTALTVAETRHVERIAPGGESTFRQRLFSLGGEVELPLASAGAGFWSGARVSLGASWDRGSTPETGGREARETIDDWGARVGGSAQIGRRVRFHMGASRRVRFPSLRELYSGALGRFEPNHELAPEVLRAAEGGVTGTVEAFGAEVEAQAVLFVQSFSNAIVRTGLGDGRFRRENRRRVDAAGIELLGDARWGGVSVGGDLTWQHVEVTDRRLEGRTLRAEYQPGIAVGAHMEGPLPAGLRARAAVEAIGRQYCVDPDLDADVALDPTARVDLVVSREFAVGGPFRTLQTSLSLDNLADATVFDQCGLPQPGRLLRLQFRLF; via the coding sequence ATGACTCGAAGGATGGACCGGAAGGTCGAACGACGCATCGCCCGGCGTGGCGCGTGGCCGCTTCTCGCCGCACTCGCGAGTCTCGCGGGGGTGGAGAGCGTGGCGGCGCAGGTGCCGGATACCGTGTCCCGGGATACGGTCTCCTTCCGGCTCCGCGAACTCCGAATCGAGGCGCTGCGACCCGTCGCCAGCGTCTCGGGCGCGAGCGCCGTGCGCCTCAGCCTTCAGTCCCCGCGCGTGGCCGCGGTCCCCCTGCTCGAGGAGGCGTTGCGGGAGATTCCGTTCCTGCAGGTGCGCGAGAACTCGCGCGGCGAGGCCCAGCCGACGCTGCGGGGGACCGAGGCGCGTCAACTCGCCGTGCTCGTCGACGGCGTGCCGCTGACCCTCGGCTGGGACGCGCGCACGGACCTTTCGCTCATTCCGGTCGACGCGGCGCGCGAGATCCAGCTCTTCCGGGGCATCTCCTCGGTTCTCCACGGTCCCAACGTGCTCGGCGGCGTGGTCTCGATCGAGATCGGACACGGGAGCGTGGACCCGGACCGGCGGCTCAACGGGATGCAGGGCGGCATGGACGCCACCGGCGCGGCGTTCGGTGGCGTGCGCCTCGGACGCACGTGGAGCTCGGGGGAGGGCGGCGTCTCCGTGCAGGCGGGCGGCGCCTATCGGACGCGCGACGGCGTGCCCCTTCCCGGCGGCGTCGTGCAGCCGGCCGCGACCGACCCGAACCGGCGTCTGAACAGCGATCTCGATCACGCGAGCGCCTTCTTCACGGGCCGGGCCGAATCCGAAGGGGGTGCGTGGGTCTCCACCTCCGCCTTCGGGTATCGCGCGGCGAGGGGGGTTCCGCCGGAACTCCACACGACGAATCCGCGCCGCTGGAGGATGCCCGAGACGAAACGGGTCGTGAGCACGGTCTCGGCGGGTACCGGGTGGGGTCGCACGCCCTTCGGCACGGGAGATTTCGAGGTCAGCATCGGAATCGACACCGGCGACGCGCAGATCGACGAGTTCGAGACGCTGGCCTATGAGGATATCGCGGGGCAGGAGTTCGCGGACGACCGCACTCTCACCTTCCGCGGCCTGTCCGACCATGAACTCGGCGACGGGGTCCTGCGGACGGCGCTTACGGTGGCCGAGACCCGCCACGTGGAGCGCATCGCGCCCGGCGGGGAGTCCACCTTTCGCCAGCGCCTGTTCAGTCTCGGCGGCGAGGTCGAGTTGCCGCTCGCGAGTGCGGGCGCGGGGTTCTGGTCCGGCGCCCGCGTCAGCCTGGGGGCGAGCTGGGACCGCGGCAGCACGCCGGAGACCGGCGGGCGCGAAGCGCGCGAGACGATCGACGACTGGGGCGCGCGCGTCGGAGGATCCGCGCAGATCGGACGGCGCGTTCGCTTCCACATGGGGGCGAGCCGCCGCGTCCGCTTCCCGTCGCTGCGGGAACTGTATTCGGGCGCGCTCGGTCGCTTCGAACCCAACCACGAACTCGCGCCGGAGGTCCTCCGCGCGGCAGAGGGGGGCGTCACCGGGACGGTGGAGGCGTTCGGGGCGGAGGTCGAGGCTCAGGCCGTGCTTTTCGTCCAGAGTTTTTCGAACGCGATCGTGCGTACGGGGCTCGGAGATGGGAGGTTCCGGCGAGAGAACCGGCGGCGCGTGGACGCGGCGGGGATCGAGCTTCTCGGCGACGCGCGGTGGGGCGGGGTCTCCGTCGGCGGCGACCTGACGTGGCAGCATGTGGAGGTCACGGACCGGCGGCTCGAGGGCCGCACGCTGCGTGCGGAGTACCAGCCCGGGATCGCCGTGGGAGCGCACATGGAGGGCCCACTCCCCGCGGGTCTCCGGGCGCGGGCCGCGGTGGAGGCGATCGGACGCCAGTACTGCGTCGATCCGGATCTCGACGCCGATGTCGCCCTCGATCCGACGGCCCGCGTCGACCTCGTCGTGAGTCGGGAGTTTGCGGTCGGCGGGCCCTTCCGGACGCTTCAGACCTCTCTGTCGCTGGACAACCTCGCGGACGCGACGGTCTTCGATCAGTGCGGACTGCCGCAGCCCGGCCGCCTGCTGCGGCTCCAGTTCCGGCTCTTCTAG
- the lnt gene encoding apolipoprotein N-acyltransferase — protein MNWRARIVPERAGPLLLGGVLMGLAHPPFHLLVTSFVALVPFIVWLEGLPATAEGRKQARKGGFLFGLVYYTLVLYWLLVALIFYTWWAFFAFLAPILILATFMSWVAGGIHLVRMRFRWPLQVVFPVFWTAGEVLRAHLLDVSFPWMQFGDTLSAYPILVGAADLVGSRGLSFWLALANALVASGFLAYRSGGRRALRRPAAGLLLVLALPIAYSVVRWQTLDVRPVARVGVVQPNVPQHLRNTDRAASADSAFRSAATLISEWPGRERMDLVLFPETMLGAGILDSLPSYPYSGWQQARVWAEGMAEALDAEVAVGGRGADDLGDGEYEPFNSAFHLRPGEGVVNRYDKRFLVPFVERVPFMPPEWFQAIPYAGGNFGIGEWQAPIEIATEDGSAAYGTMICYESIFSPLARHYRRNGADFLVNITNDSWFGRDAWWSRSSALWQHPAHLVMRAIETRMGAARSGNTGISKVVDPLGRVSHRTELFDPASFVADVSTTDGLTVYVRFGDVVGTLAALAALLALCASFLKDRNPRGRAPRGDSGETVEPASGSA, from the coding sequence TTGAACTGGCGCGCGCGGATCGTCCCCGAGCGGGCCGGTCCCCTCCTCCTCGGCGGGGTGTTGATGGGGCTCGCCCACCCGCCCTTCCACCTTCTCGTGACGTCCTTCGTCGCGCTCGTCCCCTTCATCGTCTGGCTCGAGGGACTCCCGGCGACGGCGGAGGGCCGCAAGCAGGCCCGCAAGGGGGGATTTCTCTTCGGGCTCGTCTACTACACGCTCGTCCTGTACTGGCTCCTCGTGGCGCTCATCTTCTACACGTGGTGGGCGTTCTTCGCCTTCCTCGCCCCGATCCTCATCCTCGCAACCTTCATGTCGTGGGTGGCGGGAGGGATCCACCTGGTACGGATGCGCTTCCGGTGGCCGCTCCAGGTCGTCTTCCCCGTCTTCTGGACCGCCGGGGAGGTGCTGCGGGCCCATCTGCTGGACGTCTCCTTTCCCTGGATGCAGTTCGGCGACACGCTCTCGGCCTATCCCATCCTCGTGGGCGCGGCCGACCTCGTGGGCTCGCGGGGGCTCTCCTTCTGGCTCGCGCTCGCGAACGCCCTCGTCGCGTCGGGGTTCCTGGCGTACCGGTCCGGGGGGCGGCGTGCGCTGCGGCGGCCGGCGGCCGGACTCCTGCTCGTGCTCGCCCTCCCGATCGCCTATTCGGTCGTGCGCTGGCAGACGCTGGACGTGCGTCCGGTGGCCCGGGTGGGGGTCGTGCAGCCCAACGTCCCGCAGCACCTGCGCAACACGGATCGCGCCGCGTCGGCCGACAGCGCCTTCCGGTCGGCCGCGACGCTGATCTCCGAATGGCCGGGCCGGGAACGCATGGACCTCGTGCTCTTCCCGGAGACGATGCTCGGGGCCGGCATCTTGGATTCGCTCCCCTCCTATCCCTATTCCGGGTGGCAGCAGGCGCGCGTCTGGGCGGAGGGGATGGCCGAGGCACTCGACGCCGAGGTGGCGGTCGGGGGGCGCGGGGCGGACGATCTCGGGGATGGGGAGTACGAGCCGTTCAACTCCGCCTTCCATCTCCGCCCCGGAGAGGGCGTCGTCAACCGCTATGACAAGCGCTTTCTCGTGCCCTTCGTGGAGCGGGTGCCGTTCATGCCTCCCGAGTGGTTCCAGGCCATCCCCTATGCGGGTGGCAACTTCGGGATCGGCGAGTGGCAGGCCCCGATCGAGATCGCCACGGAGGATGGGAGCGCAGCGTACGGGACGATGATCTGCTACGAGTCCATCTTCTCGCCGCTGGCGCGGCACTACCGGCGCAACGGCGCGGACTTCCTCGTCAACATCACGAACGACTCGTGGTTCGGGCGCGACGCCTGGTGGAGCCGCTCGAGCGCGCTGTGGCAGCACCCGGCGCACCTCGTCATGCGTGCCATCGAGACGCGGATGGGAGCGGCGCGCTCCGGGAACACGGGGATCTCCAAGGTCGTGGATCCGCTGGGGAGAGTGTCGCACCGCACCGAACTCTTCGATCCGGCGTCCTTCGTGGCGGATGTGTCGACGACGGACGGGTTAACCGTGTACGTGCGCTTCGGCGACGTCGTGGGGACGCTGGCCGCCCTGGCAGCGCTTCTTGCTCTCTGCGCGTCTTTCCTGAAGGATCGCAACCCGCGCGGCCGGGCGCCGCGCGGTGATTCGGGAGAGACGGTGGAGCCGGCGAGCGGGAGCGCATGA
- the hemL gene encoding glutamate-1-semialdehyde 2,1-aminomutase, with amino-acid sequence MSRGPRRPAVASDWIRRARSVMPGGVSSPVRAFRAVGMEPLFAVRGEGARIFDEAGRGYLDYVLSWGPLILGHAAPPVVEAVARAARDGMSFGACQAREVELAERVAARVPGVEMVRFVNSGTEATMSAVRLARAATGRELILKFEGCYHGHADAFLVVAGSGVATLSLPDSPGVPAATSGLTLTAPYNDLGAVAAMFAEHGSRLAAVIVEPVAGNAGLIPPREGFLEGLRESCDRAGTLLIFDEVMTGFRVARGGAQERYGVAADLVTLGKVLGAGLPVAAYAGPRELMRRMAPEGDVYQAGTLSGNPLGMAAGIAQLDELERTDPFDGLERRAATLVDGILAAASARGIPACGTALGSMWGVFFAEGPIFDFDGARRADTDFFARYYRACFERGVFFAPSAFEAGFLSTAHTDADVAATLTVVGEALDVALDAAPEGTG; translated from the coding sequence GTGAGCCGCGGGCCTCGCCGGCCGGCCGTCGCCTCCGACTGGATTCGGCGGGCGCGCAGCGTCATGCCGGGCGGCGTGAGTTCGCCCGTGCGGGCGTTCCGCGCCGTCGGGATGGAGCCGCTGTTCGCCGTCCGCGGCGAGGGCGCGAGGATCTTCGACGAGGCGGGGCGCGGCTATCTCGACTACGTCCTCTCATGGGGTCCGCTCATCCTCGGCCACGCCGCGCCGCCGGTCGTGGAGGCCGTGGCGCGCGCGGCCCGCGACGGCATGAGCTTCGGGGCCTGCCAGGCACGCGAGGTCGAACTCGCGGAACGCGTCGCCGCCCGGGTACCCGGCGTGGAGATGGTGCGCTTCGTGAACAGCGGGACCGAGGCCACGATGTCCGCCGTGCGGCTCGCCCGCGCCGCGACCGGCCGTGAGCTGATCCTGAAGTTCGAGGGTTGCTATCACGGCCACGCGGACGCTTTTCTCGTCGTGGCCGGATCGGGCGTCGCCACGCTGTCGCTCCCCGATTCGCCGGGCGTGCCGGCGGCGACCTCCGGCCTGACGCTGACGGCGCCCTACAACGACCTCGGGGCGGTGGCGGCGATGTTCGCGGAACACGGCTCGCGGCTCGCGGCCGTCATCGTCGAGCCGGTCGCGGGCAACGCGGGCCTCATCCCGCCGCGCGAGGGTTTTCTGGAGGGTCTCCGCGAGAGCTGCGACCGCGCCGGAACGCTCCTCATCTTCGATGAAGTCATGACCGGGTTCCGGGTCGCGCGGGGTGGCGCACAGGAGCGCTACGGGGTCGCCGCGGACCTCGTCACGCTCGGAAAGGTCCTCGGCGCGGGGTTGCCGGTCGCGGCCTACGCGGGTCCCCGCGAGCTGATGCGGCGGATGGCTCCGGAAGGGGACGTGTACCAGGCCGGGACGCTGTCGGGGAACCCGCTCGGCATGGCCGCGGGGATCGCCCAACTCGACGAACTCGAGCGGACGGACCCTTTCGACGGTCTGGAGCGGCGCGCCGCGACGCTCGTGGACGGCATCCTGGCGGCGGCGAGCGCCCGGGGCATCCCTGCCTGCGGGACCGCGCTCGGCTCGATGTGGGGCGTCTTCTTCGCCGAGGGTCCGATATTCGACTTCGATGGCGCGCGGCGCGCGGACACGGACTTCTTCGCCCGCTACTACCGGGCGTGCTTCGAGCGGGGCGTCTTCTTCGCCCCCTCCGCCTTCGAGGCGGGTTTCCTCTCCACTGCGCATACCGACGCGGACGTGGCGGCAACGCTCACGGTCGTGGGCGAGGCGCTGGACGTGGCACTGGACGCGGCGCCGGAGGGCACGGGTTGA
- the rimO gene encoding 30S ribosomal protein S12 methylthiotransferase RimO has protein sequence MRLGLISLGCDKNTVDSERMLAELVGHGAERTGVEEAEVILVNTCGFIDAAKEESIETILEAERLKREGACRSVVAVGCMVERYREEMEASLPEVDLLLGLRDLDRLVPELRERGLLQGPAPAGGAHPGERIPVAARHVRYLKVSEGCSHACAFCAIPLWRGKHRSFELERIVTEAQRLEAQGAVEVNLVAQDLAHWGREQRDGTDIATLVEALLRETSIPWFRLLYIYSAGLREPLVELMASETRLLSYIDMPIQHASDTVLHRMRRPERAATLRSKVARLREAIPELTLRTTVLVGFPGETDAEFRELVDFLDEVPFDRLGAFAFSPQEGTRAADMEESFVPAEVARDRLEEVLEVQRAVSRERLAAEVGRERVAVVDAPAAPDEPTLELLYDDPPGAAHLGRIESQADDVDGVTVLVGGNGLAPGSLVRVEIQRAADFDLAGRVREVVRRASERGRAAPSAAAQPGRGLPVLGLDSAWGR, from the coding sequence ATGCGACTAGGGCTCATCAGCCTCGGCTGCGACAAGAACACCGTCGACTCCGAGCGCATGCTTGCCGAACTCGTCGGCCACGGAGCCGAGCGCACCGGTGTGGAGGAAGCGGAGGTCATCCTCGTCAACACGTGCGGGTTCATCGACGCCGCGAAGGAAGAGTCGATCGAGACGATCCTCGAGGCGGAGCGGCTGAAGCGCGAAGGGGCGTGCCGCAGCGTCGTGGCGGTCGGGTGCATGGTGGAGCGGTATCGGGAGGAAATGGAGGCGTCGCTGCCTGAGGTCGACCTCCTGCTTGGGCTGCGAGACCTCGACCGCCTCGTGCCGGAGTTGCGCGAGCGCGGACTCCTTCAAGGACCGGCGCCGGCCGGGGGCGCGCACCCGGGGGAACGGATCCCTGTCGCGGCGCGCCATGTCCGCTACCTGAAGGTGAGCGAAGGGTGCAGCCACGCGTGCGCCTTCTGCGCGATCCCCCTCTGGCGGGGGAAGCACCGCTCCTTCGAACTGGAGCGTATCGTCACCGAGGCGCAGCGCCTCGAGGCGCAGGGGGCCGTGGAGGTGAACCTGGTGGCCCAGGACCTTGCGCACTGGGGGCGGGAGCAACGGGACGGGACGGACATCGCGACGCTCGTGGAGGCGCTGCTGCGCGAGACATCGATCCCCTGGTTCCGTCTCCTGTACATCTACTCCGCGGGCCTGCGCGAACCGCTCGTCGAATTGATGGCGTCCGAGACGCGGCTCCTCTCGTACATCGACATGCCGATCCAGCACGCGAGCGACACCGTGCTCCATCGCATGCGCCGGCCGGAGCGGGCCGCGACGCTGCGATCGAAGGTCGCCCGGCTGCGGGAGGCGATCCCCGAACTCACGCTGAGGACGACGGTGCTCGTCGGGTTCCCGGGCGAGACGGACGCGGAGTTCCGCGAACTCGTGGATTTTCTCGATGAGGTGCCGTTCGACCGGCTCGGTGCCTTCGCGTTCTCGCCGCAGGAAGGGACGCGCGCGGCCGACATGGAGGAGAGCTTCGTTCCGGCGGAGGTGGCACGGGACCGTCTCGAGGAGGTGCTCGAGGTCCAGCGCGCCGTGAGCCGCGAGCGGCTTGCGGCGGAGGTCGGCCGCGAACGCGTCGCCGTCGTGGACGCGCCCGCGGCCCCGGACGAGCCGACGCTCGAACTCCTCTATGACGACCCTCCGGGCGCGGCGCATCTCGGCCGCATCGAGAGCCAGGCGGACGACGTGGACGGCGTGACCGTGCTCGTGGGCGGAAACGGCCTCGCCCCCGGTTCGCTGGTGCGGGTCGAGATCCAGCGGGCCGCCGACTTCGACCTCGCGGGGCGCGTCCGTGAAGTCGTGCGCCGGGCGTCCGAGCGGGGAAGGGCCGCGCCGTCTGCGGCCGCGCAGCCGGGGCGGGGGCTTCCCGTCCTGGGACTCGACAGCGCCTGGGGCCGGTGA
- a CDS encoding outer-membrane lipoprotein carrier protein LolA: protein MRPFRSPPSGSRGAGFLAAGFLASAFTLACSDADSAEVAEARARIEAEFGPRDAPARPAATGDAATGQSEPRVEEPEEADGAAPSEDAPVPAPELPDPELPDPEGTGPVDVADGPAPADDDPGPVDDEAGQVGVDSLLALANSAYASLDRLKAAFAQRIENPLLGRTREGRGTWYQAGRNRFRMDFDEPAGDIYVADGSCLWLYEPSLHDQVMVSSLEEGVEIGTVDILGRLLSQARTTYDAVDEGTGEIDGVETRIVSLTPRELPARYVEVRLWIGVSDRYVRRFRIREENQTLRTVTLSPLEPQARIDPGVFEYAPPEGVPVFPDDVRCD from the coding sequence ATGAGACCCTTCCGTTCGCCGCCGTCCGGTTCGCGGGGCGCCGGCTTCCTCGCGGCCGGATTCCTCGCGAGTGCGTTCACGCTGGCGTGCTCCGATGCGGATTCCGCGGAGGTCGCGGAGGCACGTGCACGGATCGAGGCGGAGTTCGGCCCGCGCGACGCGCCGGCGCGACCTGCGGCCACGGGGGATGCCGCGACCGGGCAGAGCGAGCCCCGGGTCGAGGAGCCGGAAGAGGCCGACGGCGCGGCGCCGAGTGAAGACGCACCCGTTCCGGCCCCGGAGCTTCCCGACCCGGAGCTTCCCGACCCGGAGGGCACGGGGCCGGTGGATGTGGCTGACGGGCCCGCGCCGGCGGACGACGACCCCGGACCGGTGGACGACGAGGCTGGCCAGGTGGGCGTCGACTCGCTCCTCGCCCTTGCGAATTCGGCCTACGCTTCGCTCGACCGGCTCAAGGCGGCCTTCGCCCAGCGTATCGAGAACCCGCTTCTCGGCCGCACCCGCGAGGGCCGCGGAACCTGGTACCAGGCGGGACGGAACCGGTTCCGGATGGACTTCGACGAACCGGCCGGCGACATCTACGTGGCGGACGGATCCTGTCTCTGGCTCTACGAACCCTCGCTCCACGATCAGGTCATGGTCTCATCCCTGGAGGAGGGCGTGGAAATCGGCACCGTCGACATCCTCGGACGTCTGCTCTCGCAGGCGCGGACGACCTACGACGCGGTCGATGAAGGTACCGGGGAGATCGATGGAGTGGAGACGCGAATCGTGTCGCTCACGCCGCGGGAACTCCCGGCGAGATACGTGGAGGTCCGCCTGTGGATCGGTGTGTCCGATCGCTACGTGCGCCGCTTTCGCATTCGCGAGGAGAACCAGACCCTCCGCACGGTGACGCTGAGCCCCCTCGAACCGCAGGCCCGGATCGACCCCGGCGTCTTCGAGTACGCGCCCCCGGAGGGGGTGCCCGTCTTTCCCGACGACGTGCGATGCGACTAG